In Acidobacteriota bacterium, a genomic segment contains:
- a CDS encoding glutathione S-transferase family protein, producing MGLLVEGAWQDRWYDTASTDGRFVRSESAFRDRVAADGSTTFLPETGRYHLYVSYACPWAHRTLIYRTLKGLEPHISVSVVNPLMLENGWTFEDWKGVVPDPVFGASFLHQVYSRARPDYTGRVTVPVLWDLKTETIVNNESSEIIRFFDREFDSVGATGPQFCPPDLEDKIDELNSFIYQHINNGVYRAGFATTQEAYEEALIPLFDALDQIENRLSGSRYLLGERVTEADWRLFTTMVRFDAVYVGHFKCNLRRLVDYPNLWGWTRDLYQIPGVSDTVHFDHIKNHYYRSHGSINPTGVVPAGPVIDFDQPHGRK from the coding sequence ATGGGACTACTTGTGGAAGGTGCATGGCAGGACCGGTGGTACGACACGGCGTCGACCGATGGCCGGTTTGTTCGCTCGGAATCTGCCTTTCGAGACAGGGTAGCGGCCGACGGGTCGACTACTTTTCTGCCGGAGACGGGGCGCTACCACCTGTATGTGAGCTACGCCTGTCCGTGGGCGCACCGTACCCTGATCTACCGCACCCTCAAGGGCCTCGAACCGCACATCTCGGTGTCGGTAGTCAATCCGCTCATGTTGGAAAACGGATGGACTTTCGAGGACTGGAAAGGTGTGGTTCCGGATCCAGTTTTCGGTGCGTCTTTTCTGCATCAGGTGTACTCGCGGGCCCGACCGGACTACACCGGGCGGGTTACGGTTCCGGTGCTGTGGGATCTCAAGACCGAGACGATCGTCAACAACGAGTCGTCAGAGATCATCCGGTTCTTCGACCGTGAGTTCGACAGCGTCGGCGCCACGGGTCCGCAATTTTGCCCGCCTGACCTGGAGGACAAGATTGACGAGCTCAACAGCTTCATCTACCAGCACATCAACAATGGTGTCTACCGAGCCGGGTTCGCCACCACCCAGGAAGCTTACGAGGAAGCGCTGATTCCATTGTTCGACGCTTTAGATCAGATCGAGAATCGTCTTTCAGGGAGCCGTTACTTGCTTGGCGAGCGTGTCACCGAGGCCGATTGGCGACTCTTCACAACCATGGTGCGCTTCGATGCGGTCTACGTCGGGCACTTCAAGTGCAACCTGCGGCGGCTGGTGGACTATCCGAACCTGTGGGGATGGACACGAGACCTCTATCAGATTCCGGGTGTGTCGGATACGGTTCATTTCGACCACATCAAGAACCACTACTACCGCTCTCACGGATCCATCAACCCTACTGGAGTGGTGCCGGCAGGTCCGGTCATCGATTTTGACCAGCCGCACGGACGGAAATAG